Proteins from a genomic interval of Undibacterium parvum:
- a CDS encoding AMP-binding protein, whose protein sequence is MTSETRPKSAHLDSFAYNHLPPRVLWPDLIFTLPQLHYPERLNCVSELLGKMDQPELRDRVAIRTYTESWTYARLIASVNQIAHVLQQDMQLVPGKRVLLRGANNPMMAACTLAVLKAGCIAVPTMPLLRAKELGVIVAKAEISAALCSASLRDEMVFVEENSSHLKQVIYFNETGETGETGETGETSLESLMQSKSIEFAAVDTLAEDICLISFTSGTTGMPKGTMHFHRDLLAICDCFPRSVLATQSDDVFIGTPPLAFTFGLGGLLLFPLRVGASTVLLEKLTPETLLKGIADFGATICFTAPTFYRQMAVLAKSFDLTRLQKTVSAGEALPVSTREAWQQATGLVMIDGIGATEMLHIFISAAGEQVRSGATGKVIPGYQACVLDETGNVLGPGLVGRLAVKGPTGCRYLADTRQANYVCNGWNLTGDSYQMDVDGYFWYRARSDDMIISAGYNIAGPEVEEIVLMHAAVAECAVVGLPDEERGQKVTAFVVLKPDQIASPELIKQIQDLVKDTIAPYKYPRAIEFCSSLPRTETGKIQRFKLRQIGLAKASIV, encoded by the coding sequence ATGACTTCAGAGACTCGCCCAAAATCCGCTCATCTAGATAGTTTTGCCTACAATCATTTGCCGCCGCGCGTGCTGTGGCCAGACTTGATTTTTACTTTGCCGCAGCTGCACTATCCGGAGCGCCTCAATTGCGTCAGCGAATTGCTGGGCAAGATGGATCAGCCAGAACTACGCGATCGAGTAGCGATACGCACCTATACCGAGAGCTGGACTTACGCCAGATTGATCGCCAGCGTGAATCAGATCGCCCACGTCTTGCAACAGGATATGCAGCTAGTACCTGGTAAGCGCGTCTTGTTGCGCGGAGCGAATAACCCCATGATGGCGGCCTGTACTCTGGCGGTGCTCAAGGCAGGTTGTATCGCGGTGCCGACCATGCCTTTACTGCGCGCTAAAGAGTTGGGCGTGATTGTCGCAAAGGCAGAAATATCGGCGGCACTTTGCTCTGCCTCATTGCGTGATGAAATGGTATTTGTTGAAGAAAATTCTAGCCACCTAAAACAAGTGATTTACTTTAATGAGACTGGCGAGACTGGCGAGACTGGCGAGACTGGTGAGACTTCGCTGGAATCTTTAATGCAGAGTAAGTCGATAGAGTTTGCTGCGGTCGATACTTTGGCGGAAGATATTTGCCTGATTAGTTTTACTTCCGGCACCACAGGTATGCCCAAGGGCACCATGCATTTTCATAGAGATTTATTGGCAATTTGCGATTGCTTCCCGCGCTCAGTGCTGGCAACTCAGTCGGATGATGTGTTTATCGGGACGCCGCCGCTGGCCTTCACTTTTGGCCTTGGCGGCTTACTCTTGTTCCCGCTCAGAGTAGGTGCGAGCACCGTCTTATTAGAAAAACTCACGCCAGAAACTTTGCTCAAAGGCATAGCCGATTTTGGCGCGACTATTTGTTTTACTGCGCCGACCTTTTACCGGCAAATGGCGGTATTGGCTAAATCCTTCGATCTCACGCGCTTACAGAAAACCGTCTCGGCGGGCGAAGCGCTACCCGTGTCTACCCGCGAAGCCTGGCAGCAAGCTACGGGCTTGGTCATGATCGACGGCATAGGCGCGACCGAGATGCTGCACATCTTTATTTCTGCCGCTGGGGAGCAGGTTCGTAGCGGTGCCACCGGCAAGGTGATCCCGGGCTATCAGGCCTGCGTCCTCGACGAGACCGGTAATGTACTTGGCCCTGGCCTTGTGGGGCGTCTGGCGGTCAAAGGGCCAACTGGTTGCCGTTACCTTGCCGATACGCGTCAAGCAAACTATGTCTGTAATGGCTGGAACCTGACCGGAGACTCTTACCAGATGGACGTCGATGGCTATTTTTGGTATCGGGCCCGTAGTGACGATATGATTATTTCGGCAGGCTACAATATTGCCGGTCCCGAGGTCGAAGAGATCGTGTTGATGCATGCGGCAGTGGCCGAGTGTGCCGTGGTCGGTTTGCCGGATGAAGAGCGAGGTCAAAAGGTGACTGCTTTTGTGGTCTTAAAGCCTGATCAGATCGCCTCACCAGAGCTGATTAAGCAGATCCAGGATTTAGTGAAAGACACCATCGCTCCGTATAAATATCCGCGAGCTATTGAGTTTTGCAGCTCTTTACCAAGAACCGAGACCGGCAAAATTCAGCGCTTTAAACTGCGCCAAATAGGTCTGGCGAAAGCATCAATAGTATGA
- the tadA gene encoding tRNA adenosine(34) deaminase TadA — translation MTDLDFMAEAYLEAQKARAAGEVPVGAVIVKDGVVIARGYNHPIGKHDPTAHAEIVALRAAAQLLGNYRLPGCELFVTLEPCMMCAGAMMHARLARVVYGASDPKTGVCGSVLNLFEQEKLNHHTALDAGVMADQCSQMLKDFFASRRLALAEKKKFALNALNIASADTLLPSEDLK, via the coding sequence ATGACCGATCTCGATTTTATGGCCGAGGCCTATCTGGAGGCGCAAAAAGCGAGGGCGGCTGGCGAAGTGCCGGTCGGTGCGGTGATCGTCAAGGATGGTGTAGTGATAGCACGTGGCTACAATCATCCTATAGGCAAACATGACCCTACCGCGCATGCTGAGATCGTCGCACTCAGGGCGGCGGCCCAATTACTTGGTAACTACCGGTTGCCCGGTTGCGAATTATTTGTCACGCTGGAGCCTTGCATGATGTGCGCGGGTGCCATGATGCATGCGCGCCTGGCCAGAGTCGTGTACGGTGCCAGCGATCCTAAAACCGGCGTCTGTGGCTCGGTACTCAATTTGTTTGAACAAGAAAAACTCAATCATCATACTGCCCTCGATGCGGGCGTAATGGCGGACCAATGCAGCCAAATGTTGAAAGATTTTTTCGCGAGTAGGCGCCTTGCGTTGGCAGAGAAGAAAAAATTCGCCTTAAACGCTTTGAACATTGCCAGCGCAGATACTTTACTTCCATCAGAAGACTTAAAATGA
- a CDS encoding LD-carboxypeptidase, with protein sequence MKISLAKGLPENPGIAIVAVSGCALDGIAVERGLQLLRERGFVVHNYYDHAQIYQRFGATDVQRLDQLHAAIDNPDVQIVMALRGSYGLSRLLPHIDYKKIAESKKYLVGHSDFNALQLAMLAKTDTSSFCGPMLCDDFSREDISTYTHQQFFDCIKNTQHEIYFEDAESIDLEVSGRLWGGNLAMLCHLLGTEYFPRIDDGILFVEDIAEHPFRVERMMLQLHYSGVLQRQKAIVFGNFSAYKLAAHDNGYDFEQMIGYLRSVLSVPIITGLPFGHIKEKASLVMGSDAQLLVSAGRVRLAMAY encoded by the coding sequence ATGAAAATTTCCCTCGCCAAGGGCTTGCCTGAAAATCCAGGGATCGCTATCGTCGCAGTCAGCGGTTGCGCCTTGGATGGTATTGCCGTGGAACGTGGTTTGCAGCTTTTGCGTGAGCGCGGTTTTGTGGTTCACAACTATTACGATCACGCTCAAATATACCAACGCTTTGGTGCGACTGATGTGCAGCGTCTTGATCAGTTGCATGCAGCGATTGATAATCCAGATGTACAGATCGTGATGGCCTTGCGTGGCAGCTATGGTTTGTCGCGCTTATTGCCGCATATCGATTACAAAAAAATAGCTGAGAGTAAAAAGTATCTAGTCGGTCATAGTGATTTTAATGCCCTACAATTGGCCATGTTGGCTAAAACTGATACCTCTAGTTTTTGCGGTCCCATGTTATGCGATGATTTTTCGCGTGAAGATATCAGTACTTATACCCACCAGCAGTTTTTTGATTGCATCAAAAATACACAGCATGAGATTTACTTCGAGGATGCAGAGAGTATAGATCTCGAGGTCTCAGGGCGTTTGTGGGGCGGCAATCTGGCGATGTTATGTCATCTGCTTGGTACCGAATATTTTCCACGGATTGATGATGGAATTTTGTTTGTCGAAGACATTGCAGAGCATCCCTTCCGAGTCGAGCGCATGATGCTGCAACTGCATTATTCTGGTGTTCTACAGCGCCAGAAAGCCATCGTGTTCGGAAATTTCTCTGCCTATAAATTGGCAGCACATGATAATGGCTACGATTTTGAGCAAATGATAGGCTATCTGCGTAGCGTGCTCAGTGTGCCTATCATCACTGGTTTGCCGTTTGGGCATATCAAGGAAAAGGCTAGCCTGGTGATGGGCAGCGACGCCCAATTACTGGTGAGTGCAGGTCGGGTTCGTCTTGCTATGGCTTACTAA
- a CDS encoding bifunctional salicylyl-CoA 5-hydroxylase/oxidoreductase has translation MNILCIGGGPAGLYFSLLMKQQNPAHQITVVERNRPYDTFGWGVVFSDQTLANLVNADAPTARAILQAFNHWDDIDVHFKGQVVSSGGHGFCGIGRKRLLNILQERCEQLGVNLVFETEVEDDQVLALQYDADLVIASDGLNSRIRSRYQSSFQPDIDTRKCRFIWLGTKKLFSAFSFAFEETPHGWFQAHAYQYDGDTATFIIETPEDVWLRAGLDKMSQSETLAFCENLFAKYLDGHALMSNAAHQRGSLSWIKFPRIICKNWVHTNTLNGKAVPVVLMGDAAHTAHFSIGSGTKLALEDAIELAASFAQHGSAAIADVLPAVLAAYQEIRSIEVLKIQSAARNSMEWFENVGRYTAMQAQQFAYSMLTRSQRLSHENLRVRDPGYVRSFEQWIAEHAYAHAGLPLPDTKSTIPPMLTPFKLRGVLLKNRIVVSPMAQYSAVDGLVGDYHLVHLGARAMGGAALVFAEMTCVSAEARITSACPGLYRPEHTQAWRRIVDFVHQHTDAKIGMQLGHAGAKGSTRPAHEGIDQPLAEGNWPLISASPQQYLPGISQTARAASRADLNQVLNDFVCATKAAALAGFDWLELHCAHGYLLSSFISPLTNQREDEYGGSLDNRCRFPLQVFKAIRAVWSADKPISVRISAHDWVAGGITPDHAVQIARLFKDAGADMIDCSSGQVSKQEQPVYGRMFQTPFADRIRNEAQIATIAVGSIFEADHANSIIAAGRADLCAIARPHLADPAWTLHEAAKLGFSEIAWPQQYLAGKQQLERNLQRERQINAANSALTPQQIAAKLLEG, from the coding sequence ATGAATATTTTATGTATAGGTGGCGGTCCCGCCGGGTTGTACTTCAGCCTGCTGATGAAGCAGCAAAACCCAGCGCATCAGATCACGGTGGTGGAGCGTAATCGACCTTATGATACCTTTGGTTGGGGCGTGGTGTTTTCTGATCAGACCTTGGCAAATCTAGTCAATGCCGATGCGCCAACTGCACGTGCAATTTTGCAAGCCTTTAATCATTGGGATGATATTGATGTCCATTTTAAAGGCCAGGTGGTGAGCTCGGGTGGTCATGGTTTTTGCGGCATAGGGCGCAAGCGCCTACTGAATATTTTGCAAGAGCGTTGTGAACAACTCGGTGTGAACCTGGTATTTGAGACTGAAGTGGAAGATGATCAAGTTCTTGCACTTCAGTATGATGCCGATCTGGTGATCGCCAGTGATGGTTTAAATAGCCGCATACGCAGTCGCTATCAAAGCAGTTTTCAGCCAGACATAGATACCAGAAAATGTCGTTTCATTTGGCTAGGCACCAAAAAATTGTTTTCTGCATTTAGCTTTGCCTTTGAAGAAACGCCGCATGGCTGGTTTCAGGCGCATGCCTATCAATATGATGGTGACACTGCCACCTTTATCATAGAGACGCCCGAAGACGTGTGGTTAAGGGCGGGTTTGGATAAAATGAGTCAGTCTGAAACCCTGGCATTTTGTGAGAACTTATTCGCTAAATATCTCGATGGCCATGCCTTGATGAGTAATGCAGCTCATCAACGCGGCTCTTTAAGTTGGATTAAATTTCCGCGCATTATCTGTAAAAATTGGGTGCATACGAATACGCTCAATGGCAAAGCTGTGCCGGTAGTATTGATGGGCGACGCTGCCCATACCGCACATTTCTCTATAGGCTCGGGCACTAAACTGGCGCTGGAAGATGCGATAGAATTGGCCGCCAGCTTTGCGCAGCATGGTAGCGCAGCTATAGCTGACGTCTTGCCTGCCGTATTAGCCGCGTATCAGGAGATACGCAGCATAGAAGTGCTGAAAATTCAAAGTGCGGCGCGCAACTCTATGGAGTGGTTTGAAAACGTAGGGCGTTACACCGCAATGCAAGCGCAGCAGTTTGCCTACTCTATGCTGACGCGCAGCCAACGCCTCTCGCATGAAAATTTGCGGGTGCGCGATCCCGGGTATGTGCGCAGCTTTGAGCAGTGGATAGCCGAGCATGCTTATGCGCATGCTGGCCTGCCTTTGCCCGACACCAAGAGCACGATTCCGCCTATGCTGACGCCGTTTAAGTTGCGCGGCGTGCTGCTGAAAAACCGTATCGTGGTTTCGCCCATGGCGCAATATTCGGCCGTAGACGGGCTAGTGGGCGACTACCATCTAGTGCATTTAGGAGCGCGCGCCATGGGCGGCGCTGCCTTGGTGTTTGCCGAGATGACTTGCGTCTCGGCCGAGGCGCGCATCACGTCGGCCTGTCCCGGCCTGTATCGCCCCGAGCATACGCAAGCCTGGCGCCGTATCGTGGATTTTGTGCATCAACATACCGACGCCAAGATAGGGATGCAACTTGGGCATGCCGGTGCCAAGGGCTCGACCCGCCCAGCCCACGAAGGCATAGATCAGCCTCTGGCTGAGGGCAATTGGCCTTTGATTTCGGCCTCGCCGCAGCAATACTTGCCAGGCATATCGCAGACCGCACGCGCCGCTAGCCGTGCCGACCTGAATCAGGTGCTGAATGATTTTGTGTGCGCCACCAAAGCGGCTGCACTCGCCGGGTTTGACTGGTTAGAGCTACATTGCGCGCATGGTTATCTGCTATCAAGCTTTATCTCTCCCCTGACTAATCAACGTGAGGATGAATATGGTGGTTCGCTAGACAATCGCTGCCGTTTTCCGCTGCAAGTGTTTAAGGCGATCCGCGCCGTCTGGTCGGCCGATAAACCGATCAGCGTCAGAATCTCGGCGCACGATTGGGTCGCGGGCGGTATCACGCCCGACCACGCGGTGCAGATCGCCAGGCTGTTTAAAGATGCGGGTGCCGACATGATAGATTGCTCGTCTGGCCAGGTCAGTAAGCAAGAGCAACCGGTGTATGGCCGCATGTTCCAGACCCCGTTTGCCGATCGCATCCGCAACGAGGCGCAGATAGCAACGATCGCGGTCGGTTCTATCTTTGAGGCGGATCACGCCAACAGCATTATCGCTGCTGGGCGTGCCGATCTGTGTGCGATTGCGCGGCCGCATCTGGCCGACCCGGCATGGACACTGCATGAGGCGGCGAAACTCGGATTTAGCGAAATTGCGTGGCCGCAGCAATACCTGGCGGGCAAACAGCAATTGGAAAGAAATCTGCAACGTGAGCGGCAAATCAATGCTGCCAATAGTGCGCTGACACCGCAGCAAATCGCAGCTAAATTACTCGAAGGCTAA
- a CDS encoding sensor domain-containing diguanylate cyclase: MTVQLERSNPATVLTVTAAYEALLSEKYEARIRRIERLGVKLFGVANCLVSLGDLSDRAYHGEHSMNALEAMFCDGLAVPDEILVVNDATLDAKLALNRFVAGAPHIRFYAAHPILDSSRNIIGCVSLIDYLPREFDDENRQIFADLLVMVERELLMLSMYKIQVDLIKQNRNLKRDSLIDPILGTWNKGAIVRSLRIEMERCNKAEKPLALLVVSLDQIATILAAHGTAIGDMVLVKMISRIRSCIRPFDALGRFGNDVFLMVLPGASRLVATAVAERIRLTIMSNPEEIDEASVPLTISAGIVSTDTFPDAEPEILISYAEKALLSAKTAGNNRVVSAMVEQPDIII; encoded by the coding sequence ATGACAGTACAGTTGGAACGCTCTAATCCCGCCACAGTACTTACTGTGACTGCCGCTTACGAAGCCTTGCTGTCCGAAAAGTATGAGGCCAGGATCAGACGAATTGAACGTTTGGGCGTGAAGCTTTTTGGCGTGGCGAATTGCCTGGTCAGTCTGGGCGATTTGTCGGATCGAGCCTATCATGGTGAGCATTCTATGAATGCCTTGGAGGCCATGTTTTGCGATGGTCTTGCTGTTCCTGATGAGATTCTGGTGGTTAATGATGCGACGCTTGATGCGAAACTTGCGCTCAATCGGTTTGTCGCAGGTGCGCCGCATATACGGTTTTATGCGGCGCATCCTATTTTGGATTCTTCTCGAAATATTATTGGTTGCGTCTCACTAATCGATTATCTCCCTAGGGAGTTTGATGACGAGAATAGACAGATTTTTGCTGATTTGCTGGTAATGGTCGAGCGTGAGTTACTCATGCTTTCCATGTACAAGATACAAGTAGACTTAATCAAGCAAAATCGAAATCTAAAACGAGATTCTTTGATCGATCCAATTTTAGGCACCTGGAACAAGGGGGCGATCGTCAGGTCTTTGCGGATAGAGATGGAGCGTTGCAATAAGGCTGAGAAGCCACTGGCTTTGCTAGTGGTAAGCTTGGATCAGATCGCCACTATCCTTGCTGCGCATGGAACTGCGATTGGTGACATGGTACTGGTTAAAATGATTAGCCGGATACGCTCTTGCATTAGGCCGTTTGATGCCTTGGGTCGTTTCGGTAATGATGTTTTTCTCATGGTTTTACCTGGTGCATCGCGTCTGGTTGCAACTGCTGTTGCCGAGAGAATACGCTTAACCATTATGTCTAATCCTGAGGAAATCGACGAGGCATCAGTGCCCTTAACAATTAGCGCCGGAATTGTATCAACGGATACCTTCCCGGATGCGGAGCCTGAAATACTCATAAGTTATGCAGAAAAAGCCCTGCTATCAGCCAAGACGGCAGGAAACAACCGCGTTGTATCGGCAATGGTCGAACAACCTGACATTATTATTTAA
- the queD gene encoding 6-carboxytetrahydropterin synthase QueD: protein MLTITRKVEFDTGHRIPDHNSQCRNLHGHRYTLLITLTGDVVEKDGESDNGMIMDFGDIKALANQYLVDLWDHAFIVYEKDSVVREFLESMPNHKTVVIDRVPTVENLAKIAFDILKNVYHDRYGRHMSLSKVTLYETPNCWAEIDA, encoded by the coding sequence ATGCTCACCATCACTAGAAAAGTAGAATTCGATACCGGACATCGAATTCCTGACCACAATAGCCAATGCCGTAATCTGCATGGGCATCGCTATACCTTGCTGATCACCTTGACCGGCGATGTCGTTGAAAAAGACGGTGAGTCGGATAATGGCATGATTATGGATTTTGGCGATATCAAAGCACTGGCCAATCAATATTTGGTGGATCTTTGGGATCATGCCTTTATCGTGTATGAAAAAGATAGCGTCGTGCGTGAATTTTTGGAGAGCATGCCGAATCATAAGACGGTAGTGATCGACCGGGTTCCTACGGTAGAAAATCTAGCTAAGATCGCCTTTGATATTTTAAAAAATGTGTATCACGATCGCTATGGTCGGCATATGTCTTTGTCTAAAGTCACCTTGTACGAAACACCCAATTGCTGGGCTGAGATCGACGCTTAG
- a CDS encoding SDR family NAD(P)-dependent oxidoreductase, which produces MPINSLPVTALSHGALVGKHALVTGGAQGIGLAIAKSLLLQAASVTIAGRTEASLQAAVLALQDAVQADACLGYVQLDVSDAASVALAVAAATQARGSIDILINNAGQAAAAPFLKTDAELWQRMLAVNLTGSFHCTQAVLPAMLQAGWGRIVNLVSTAGLKGYAYVTAYCAAKHGVIGLTRALALEVATKGVTVNAVCPGYTETDLLQQALENIVAKTGRSEQEAKAELGAANPQQRLVQPDEVANAVLWLCLPQSAAMNGQAIAVAGGEI; this is translated from the coding sequence ATGCCAATCAATTCTCTCCCTGTCACTGCGCTCTCGCACGGCGCTCTCGTTGGCAAGCATGCGCTGGTCACTGGTGGCGCGCAGGGCATAGGTCTTGCCATCGCCAAAAGCTTGTTGCTGCAAGCGGCTAGTGTGACCATCGCAGGCCGTACCGAGGCCAGTCTACAGGCTGCCGTGCTGGCCTTACAAGATGCGGTGCAGGCGGATGCCTGCTTGGGCTATGTGCAGCTCGATGTCAGTGATGCCGCCAGCGTCGCGTTAGCTGTGGCCGCCGCAACGCAGGCGCGTGGCAGTATCGATATTCTGATCAATAATGCCGGCCAGGCTGCGGCTGCGCCTTTTCTTAAAACCGATGCCGAGCTTTGGCAGCGTATGTTAGCTGTCAATCTGACCGGCAGTTTTCATTGTACGCAGGCGGTCTTGCCGGCGATGTTGCAAGCAGGCTGGGGGCGCATCGTCAACCTGGTCAGTACCGCCGGATTAAAGGGCTACGCCTACGTCACGGCCTACTGCGCTGCCAAACATGGCGTGATCGGTTTGACGCGCGCCTTGGCGCTAGAAGTGGCGACTAAGGGAGTGACCGTGAACGCGGTTTGCCCCGGTTATACCGAGACTGACTTGCTGCAACAGGCGCTGGAAAACATCGTCGCCAAGACTGGACGCAGTGAGCAAGAGGCGAAGGCTGAGTTGGGCGCGGCCAATCCACAGCAGCGCCTGGTGCAGCCCGATGAGGTGGCCAATGCCGTGCTGTGGTTGTGTCTACCGCAGTCGGCGGCGATGAATGGCCAGGCGATTGCGGTTGCCGGTGGCGAAATCTGA
- the guaA gene encoding glutamine-hydrolyzing GMP synthase: MHSKILILDFGSQVTQLIARRVRDSGVFSEVFPYDVSDEFIRNYGASGIILSGGPSSVTEGDTPRAPVAVFDAGVPVLGICYGMQTMAEQLGGKVENGKVREFGYAEVRARGHTSLLNGINDFVTAEGHGMLKVWMSHGDKVIDMPAGFKLMASTDNCPIAAMADEERRFYAVQFHPEVTHTVQGEAIIGRFVHEICGCKSDWNMPDYIAEAVASIRAQVGDDEVILGLSGGVDSSVAAALIHRAIGDKLTCVFVDHGLLRLDEGKMVMEMFSKNLGVKVIQVNAEQQFMGHLAGVTDPEAKRKIIGREFVEVFQVESAKLSNAKWLAQGTIYPDVIESAGKGKKGHTIKSHHNVGGLPDTLNLKLLEPLRELFKDEVRKLGVALGLPHGMVYRHPFPGPGLGVRILGEVKKEFADLLRRADAIFIEELRNTLVDTAAADSKLNWYDATSQAFAVFLPVKSVGVMGDGRTYEYVVALRAVQTLDFMTAQWAHLPHDLLGKVSNRIINEVRGINRVVYDISGKPPATIEWE, from the coding sequence ATGCACTCAAAAATACTCATTCTTGATTTTGGCTCGCAAGTCACTCAATTGATCGCCAGACGTGTTCGCGATTCCGGTGTGTTTTCCGAAGTCTTTCCTTACGACGTCAGTGATGAATTTATCCGTAACTATGGTGCATCAGGCATTATCTTATCCGGTGGTCCTAGTAGTGTTACGGAAGGTGATACGCCACGTGCACCTGTTGCAGTATTCGATGCTGGCGTTCCAGTTCTTGGTATTTGCTATGGCATGCAGACCATGGCAGAGCAACTTGGCGGTAAGGTCGAGAATGGTAAAGTACGCGAATTTGGTTATGCAGAAGTGCGCGCCCGTGGCCATACAAGCTTGTTGAACGGGATTAATGATTTCGTTACTGCCGAAGGCCATGGCATGCTGAAAGTCTGGATGAGTCATGGCGATAAAGTCATTGATATGCCAGCCGGTTTTAAATTGATGGCCTCTACTGATAATTGCCCTATCGCGGCGATGGCGGATGAAGAGCGTCGTTTTTATGCGGTTCAATTCCATCCTGAAGTGACGCACACTGTACAAGGCGAAGCCATCATAGGTCGCTTCGTGCACGAAATTTGCGGTTGTAAATCAGACTGGAATATGCCCGATTATATCGCTGAAGCGGTCGCTTCGATTCGTGCGCAGGTCGGTGATGATGAGGTAATTCTCGGTTTGTCCGGCGGAGTTGATAGTAGTGTGGCTGCAGCTTTGATACACCGCGCGATCGGTGATAAATTGACTTGCGTCTTTGTTGATCATGGCCTGTTGCGCCTTGATGAAGGCAAAATGGTCATGGAAATGTTTAGTAAAAACCTCGGTGTTAAAGTCATACAGGTGAATGCCGAACAGCAGTTCATGGGGCATTTGGCTGGTGTCACAGATCCGGAAGCCAAGCGTAAGATTATTGGTCGTGAATTCGTCGAAGTGTTTCAGGTTGAGTCAGCCAAGTTGAGCAATGCCAAATGGCTGGCGCAAGGAACGATTTATCCCGATGTGATCGAAAGTGCTGGTAAGGGCAAAAAAGGGCATACCATTAAGAGTCATCATAATGTAGGCGGCTTGCCAGATACTCTGAATTTGAAATTATTAGAGCCCTTGCGCGAGTTGTTCAAGGACGAAGTGCGTAAGTTAGGTGTTGCCTTAGGTCTGCCACACGGCATGGTGTACCGCCATCCTTTCCCGGGCCCTGGTCTTGGTGTACGCATACTCGGCGAAGTGAAGAAAGAATTCGCCGATTTACTACGTCGCGCTGATGCTATTTTCATCGAGGAGTTGCGCAATACCTTGGTAGATACCGCGGCCGCTGACAGTAAGTTGAATTGGTACGATGCGACTAGTCAGGCCTTTGCGGTATTTTTACCAGTCAAATCTGTCGGTGTGATGGGTGACGGCCGTACCTATGAATATGTGGTGGCATTACGTGCCGTGCAAACTCTCGATTTCATGACGGCGCAATGGGCACATCTGCCGCACGATTTGTTAGGCAAGGTTTCTAACCGTATCATCAATGAAGTCCGTGGCATTAATCGCGTGGTCTATGATATCTCTGGCAAACCACCCGCAACGATAGAGTGGGAATAA
- the queE gene encoding 7-carboxy-7-deazaguanine synthase has product MTYSIKESFYTLQGEGNHAGRPAVFCRFTGCNLWSGREEDRSSAVCQFCDTDFVGVNGEGGGKFKTALALAERINSLWPTSYPQTKYVVFTGGEPLLQLDANLIKAMHQFGFEIAIETNGTLPVPEGVDWVCVSPKMGSKLVVLKGSELKVVIPQLGQPMSEYASLDFEHFFVQAMDGPLQADNLRLAIDYCKAHPQWKLSVQTHKLLQIP; this is encoded by the coding sequence GTGACGTATAGCATCAAAGAGAGTTTTTATACACTGCAGGGCGAAGGTAATCATGCTGGACGCCCGGCAGTATTTTGTCGCTTTACCGGATGCAATCTGTGGAGCGGCAGAGAAGAAGATAGGTCGTCTGCCGTGTGCCAGTTTTGCGATACTGACTTCGTCGGCGTCAATGGTGAGGGCGGTGGTAAATTCAAAACTGCACTAGCCTTAGCCGAGCGCATTAATAGCTTATGGCCGACATCCTATCCGCAAACAAAATATGTGGTGTTCACCGGTGGTGAGCCACTATTGCAGCTCGATGCCAACTTAATCAAGGCCATGCATCAGTTCGGCTTTGAAATTGCCATTGAAACTAATGGCACTTTGCCGGTTCCTGAGGGCGTAGATTGGGTCTGTGTCAGTCCCAAGATGGGTTCCAAGTTGGTCGTGCTCAAGGGCAGCGAACTAAAAGTGGTAATTCCTCAACTGGGGCAACCCATGAGTGAATACGCATCCTTGGACTTTGAACATTTTTTTGTGCAGGCCATGGATGGCCCGTTACAAGCAGACAATTTGCGCTTGGCAATCGACTATTGCAAAGCGCACCCTCAGTGGAAGTTAAGTGTGCAAACTCACAAACTTCTTCAAATACCCTAA